One segment of Carassius auratus strain Wakin unplaced genomic scaffold, ASM336829v1 scaf_tig00216276, whole genome shotgun sequence DNA contains the following:
- the LOC113097442 gene encoding scavenger receptor cysteine-rich type 1 protein M130-like, whose translation MWMSVCDAVFDQQDAEVVCRELDCGAPVQVLGAAAFDKGDAQMWTQEIQCRGDESQIHLCPTSLPQKYWSHDNDVGLVCGDRVNVRLVGGHSRCAGRVEVLHRGQWGTVCDAGWDMTEAAVVCRELDCGEPVDALGDAHFGPGYGPIWKNRMICTGSETTLKNCGSVQLYDYDCNHDKDAGVICSGEQF comes from the exons ATGTGGATGTCGGTGTGTgatgctgtctttgaccagcaggatgcagaggttgtgtgtagagagctggactgtggggctcctgtacaggtgctgggagcagctgcttttgacaaaggagacgctcagatgtggacacaagagatccAGTGTAGAGGAGATGAATCTCAGATTCACCTCTGTCCAACATCACTGCCACAAAAATACTGGTCACATGACAATGATGTTGGACTGGTGTGTGGAG ACCGTGTGAATGTGAGGTTGGTTGGTGGtcacagtcgctgtgctggtcgagtggaggttcttcacagaggtcagtggggaacagtgtgtgatgctgGTTGGGATATGACTGaagctgcagtggtgtgtagagagctggactgtggagaacctgtagatgctctgGGTGATGCTCATTTTGGGCCAGGATATGGACCAATCTGGAAAAATCGTATGATATGCACTGGATCAGAGACTACACTGAAGAACTGTGGGTCAGTTCAGTTGTATGATTATGACTGTAATCATGATAaagatgctggagtcatctgctcaggtGAGCAGTTCTAA